The DNA sequence CGACCATTCCGTCTAAATGGCAATCCGCCGGACCGAACCGATCAAACGACAGCCCCCAATTCGGTCGGTACGGCCGAATTTCCCCACGCCAAACGGGTTTACAGCCGGGTTTATTTGACTCCATCCGCAAACCCGCTAATCTGGCCCAACTTACGATCGGCTCAGGGGCTTTGCGGCCTCTCCCCCGATTGCGTTCCGGGAGATTCACGCTCAATGAAACTCGCGTTCAGCAGTGTCGGATGTCCGGGCTGGAGCCTGGCTACGATGGTCGAAAAGGCCAAGGAGTATGGATTCCAGGGCATCGAACTTCGCGGCCTCGAAGGCCAATTGCATCTGCCCGTTGCCCCACAGTTGGCGTCCAATCCCCGCAAGATCGCCCATCTGATGCGAGAGACCGGCGTGGAGTTGGTTTGTCTCTCCACCTCCGCCGCCTTTCACATGCGCGATCCCAAAGTGGTCGCCGAAAACAAAGCGCAGGTTCGCGAATACATTGAGTTGGCAAGCAGGCTGGAGTGCCCTTTCGTTCGCGTATTCGGATCGGAGATTCCGCGTCTCAAGTTCTGGTTGATGGGTTACGAACGACGAGAAACCGTGCTGGCCCGGATTGCCGAATCACTCCGCGAACTGGCGCAGTATGCGGCCGACCATCACGTCACGATGCTGATTGAAAACAGCGGGGATTTCACGGACTCCAACGCAATGTGGTACCTCGTCGAAGCAGTCAGTTCGCCGGCGCTGCGGTGCCTGTGGAACCCGCTTAACGCCGCACTTCGGCGCGAACGACCGACCACATCCATTCCCCGCCTCGGCGCGCGGCTTGGAATGCTCCACATCAGCGATGGCAAATTTGGCACGGATGGGACATTCGAAGGATACACCCAGCCGGGACAGGGAAACATGGAGTTGCCGCGAATCGTGCAGCTCCTGAAAGGAATCCGCTTCAGAGGCCATCTCTGCTTCGAATGGCCAAAGCTCTGGAATCCTTCGCTCGCCGATCCCGATCGGGTCTTCCCCGCCGCCGCCGAATACCTCAGGAAGTTGATCGACGAAAAACCGGTGCAATTATCGGCCTACAAGGGTGACAAATACGCACCCAGGTTCGATCTTGAGAGCATCGAACGCTAAGGCCGCCTGCCCCGCCCGCGACCGAATCCCGTCACCCCCAAAGGCGTCTCGCGACCGAGCCACATCGCTCCCTTTGAAGGGCGAAATACGCACCCACCAATGTCCGATATCCTGGGAAACCCGCAAGGAGAGTTTTCCTTGCCATGATTTCCGGCACATTA is a window from the Phycisphaerae bacterium genome containing:
- a CDS encoding sugar phosphate isomerase/epimerase, with the translated sequence MKLAFSSVGCPGWSLATMVEKAKEYGFQGIELRGLEGQLHLPVAPQLASNPRKIAHLMRETGVELVCLSTSAAFHMRDPKVVAENKAQVREYIELASRLECPFVRVFGSEIPRLKFWLMGYERRETVLARIAESLRELAQYAADHHVTMLIENSGDFTDSNAMWYLVEAVSSPALRCLWNPLNAALRRERPTTSIPRLGARLGMLHISDGKFGTDGTFEGYTQPGQGNMELPRIVQLLKGIRFRGHLCFEWPKLWNPSLADPDRVFPAAAEYLRKLIDEKPVQLSAYKGDKYAPRFDLESIER